A genomic segment from uncultured Marinifilum sp. encodes:
- a CDS encoding ATP-binding protein has translation MLDQKQEVFEFLAQEVNVVEFDSGQVIFKKGEWGGAVYVIAKGCVQIHDQEHIFIELEKDRCFGEYALIDTESRSASATAKTKTVVLQCTLGQLKKAEKKFDIKIIDSILIPLQNLKKRMIVKDHLEEELTQQKLMIEKQRKELELLNATKDKFFSIIAHDLKNPFASLIGASDFLVNGSGELSKDQLYNFHTIINNSARQGYRLLENLLEWSRMQTGSIAWKPKQVDLWDLVNEVVNLLTGSAEQKQISLEAKIDENLTAFIDANMINTVVRNLISNAIKFTPKGGKIIVESKLLNDFIEISVTDNGVGIDSDKIDKLFKIGESVVGIGTEHETGTGLGLILCKEFVEQHKGKIYLKSELGKGSVFTFTLPI, from the coding sequence ATGCTTGATCAGAAACAGGAAGTGTTCGAGTTTTTAGCGCAGGAAGTTAATGTTGTTGAATTTGATTCCGGGCAAGTTATTTTTAAAAAAGGAGAATGGGGAGGAGCTGTTTATGTTATCGCTAAAGGTTGTGTGCAAATTCACGATCAGGAGCATATTTTTATAGAATTGGAAAAGGACAGATGCTTTGGTGAATATGCTTTAATCGACACCGAAAGCAGGTCGGCATCTGCCACAGCTAAAACTAAAACAGTTGTATTGCAATGTACTCTTGGGCAATTAAAAAAAGCAGAAAAAAAATTCGACATTAAAATTATCGATTCAATTCTTATTCCTTTACAAAACCTTAAAAAAAGAATGATTGTAAAAGATCATTTAGAGGAAGAACTTACTCAGCAAAAACTAATGATTGAGAAGCAAAGAAAAGAACTCGAATTATTAAATGCTACAAAGGATAAATTCTTCTCCATTATTGCTCACGACCTTAAAAATCCGTTTGCCTCTCTTATAGGTGCTTCCGATTTCCTGGTAAATGGTAGTGGTGAGTTGTCTAAGGATCAGCTTTATAATTTTCATACTATTATTAATAATTCGGCCCGACAAGGGTATCGATTGTTGGAGAATTTATTGGAATGGTCGAGAATGCAAACCGGATCGATTGCTTGGAAACCAAAACAGGTTGATTTGTGGGATTTGGTGAACGAAGTAGTAAACCTACTTACCGGAAGTGCTGAGCAAAAGCAGATTAGTTTAGAAGCTAAAATAGACGAAAATCTTACTGCTTTTATTGATGCTAATATGATTAATACCGTAGTTCGAAATTTAATATCCAATGCAATTAAGTTTACTCCTAAAGGAGGAAAAATTATTGTGGAGTCGAAACTACTAAACGATTTTATAGAAATATCTGTTACCGATAATGGCGTTGGTATAGATTCTGATAAAATAGATAAACTTTTTAAGATAGGCGAAAGTGTTGTTGGAATTGGAACCGAACATGAAACAGGTACCGGCTTAGGATTAATTTTGTGTAAAGAATTTGTAGAACAGCATAAAGGAAAAATTTACCTTAAAAGTGAGTTAGGAAAAGGAAGTGTTTTTACTTTTACTTTGCCAATTTAA
- a CDS encoding C1 family peptidase translates to MKIKFLTIGLLAAGLLFSASAEAKKEVKKEKESYQFTDIKRLPATSVKDQHRSGTCWAFSGLSFIESEMIRMGKPEVDLSEMFVVYNCYSDKAIKHVRMNGKFNFGGGGAFHDVTYVMRNFGLVPENAYQGLNYGEEGHTHGELDAVLNDYVSAVIKNKNRKLTPVWHKGFDGILDAYLGEKPEKFEYEGKEYTPKSFAKDFVGVNADDYIEISSYTHHPFYEKFIIEVPDNWLWDEVYNVPMNEMMEIMEAAIMKGYTIGWASDVSEKGFMYRKGIAIVPDATTKNMTDSEISKWESLSKDEKDAKLNGEAGPVKEKVITQEMRQMAFDNYTTTDDHGMHIVGIAKDQKENKYFIVKNSWGDDSNKYDGYFYASYPFVSYKTMSFMIHKDALSKEMKAKLGL, encoded by the coding sequence ATGAAAATAAAGTTCCTTACGATTGGGCTTTTGGCTGCTGGTTTATTATTTTCCGCATCGGCCGAAGCAAAGAAAGAAGTTAAGAAAGAGAAAGAATCCTATCAGTTTACCGATATTAAAAGATTACCAGCTACATCGGTTAAAGATCAGCACAGATCGGGTACTTGTTGGGCATTTTCCGGATTATCATTTATAGAATCGGAAATGATAAGAATGGGAAAACCAGAAGTAGATTTATCTGAAATGTTTGTTGTTTATAATTGTTATTCCGATAAAGCCATTAAACATGTAAGAATGAATGGTAAATTCAACTTTGGTGGCGGTGGAGCTTTTCATGATGTAACTTACGTTATGAGAAATTTTGGATTGGTACCCGAAAATGCATATCAAGGACTTAATTATGGCGAAGAAGGACATACACATGGTGAGCTTGATGCAGTATTAAATGATTATGTTAGTGCTGTTATTAAAAATAAAAATCGCAAGCTAACTCCGGTTTGGCATAAAGGTTTCGATGGTATATTAGACGCATATCTTGGCGAGAAACCAGAGAAATTCGAATACGAAGGAAAAGAGTACACACCAAAATCGTTTGCTAAAGATTTTGTAGGTGTTAATGCCGACGATTATATCGAGATTTCATCATATACTCATCATCCGTTTTACGAAAAATTTATTATTGAAGTACCTGATAACTGGTTGTGGGATGAGGTTTACAATGTGCCAATGAACGAAATGATGGAGATTATGGAAGCTGCCATTATGAAAGGTTATACAATTGGCTGGGCATCGGATGTAAGCGAAAAAGGATTCATGTATAGAAAAGGAATTGCAATTGTTCCCGATGCTACAACAAAAAATATGACTGATTCTGAAATTTCGAAATGGGAATCGCTTTCGAAAGACGAGAAAGATGCAAAGTTAAATGGTGAAGCTGGTCCTGTTAAAGAGAAAGTAATTACTCAGGAAATGCGCCAAATGGCATTCGATAACTATACAACTACCGACGATCATGGAATGCATATTGTTGGTATTGCAAAAGATCAAAAAGAGAACAAGTATTTTATAGTGAAAAACTCATGGGGCGATGATAGCAACAAGTACGATGGTTACTTTTATGCTTCATACCCATTTGTATCATACAAAACAATGTCGTTTATGATTCACAAAGATGCATTGTCGAAAGAAATGAAAGCTAAATTAGGATTGTAA
- a CDS encoding porin family protein: protein MKKFILSVAICLFSTAMFAQLSSPISLGLHAGLVSTKADTDLGGIDGIKEKADNGMMVGAFLRVNLNKWYLQPELNYVTRKTTVDILGGSYDFKTKSLDVPILLGYKIVKLPAFKLRAFAGPVASFKVDDSVKTTISGAVDSDFKGAVWNGKFGAGIDVWKLTLDVDYEVGFSDVAEDLKQNMVNVTLGFKLF from the coding sequence ATGAAAAAATTTATTTTATCTGTAGCTATTTGCCTGTTCTCTACAGCAATGTTTGCTCAATTATCTTCACCTATTAGTTTAGGATTACATGCAGGATTGGTTAGTACAAAAGCAGATACCGATTTAGGTGGTATAGACGGAATTAAAGAAAAAGCCGATAATGGAATGATGGTTGGTGCATTTTTAAGAGTTAATCTAAATAAATGGTATTTACAACCAGAATTAAATTATGTGACTAGAAAAACAACTGTTGATATTTTAGGTGGTTCTTATGATTTTAAAACAAAAAGTCTTGATGTACCTATTTTATTAGGATATAAGATTGTTAAATTACCAGCTTTTAAATTGAGAGCATTTGCAGGTCCTGTAGCTTCATTTAAAGTTGACGATAGCGTTAAAACTACAATTTCCGGAGCTGTAGATAGTGATTTTAAAGGAGCTGTTTGGAACGGAAAATTTGGAGCAGGTATTGATGTTTGGAAATTAACTTTAGATGTTGATTATGAGGTTGGGTTTTCTGATGTTGCTGAAGATCTAAAACAAAATATGGTGAATGTAACCTTAGGTTTTAAATTATTCTAA
- a CDS encoding tetratricopeptide repeat protein has translation MRKLFSVIIILLLYFSVSAQLNTNNIFDNGRNAIYFDDYTEAITKFNDIIRVKSYLPEPYFFRGLAKSYLEDFNGAIVDYTKAIELNPNYTFAYLYRGIAKQSLKKYTEAIEDFDKALQFKPNLADIYFSKGNSLASLKKYKESLKNYSKAIQIDSELMGAYLNRALVRDNLGDTDGAIQDCNKAIQLNNFSTDAYGNRGYLKFKKKEYEEAIKDYNRALKLAPENTRVLMSRGMANHALKNLQKTLDDYNKVLEIDPNNAHCYYNRAILKSEIGDYNSAIDDFNSVLEMNPDNMLIYFNRGFVKMDIGDYYGAIKDYSTAIQIYPDFAKAYLARSSAKIQLNDRKGSMQDRNQAMLIIEKYKKMKNDGAMSALVDTTENFQKLIDLNSRESFTEKIIKGRVQDKYVSIELEDNFHITHLSMDSLRAGKIQYYDQTIMRYNQKHNYNPAFTLSNNHLRYPKKLIDKQLNSATQQINAKQSGAYFQRGTYQLMDKKYNNAIEDFSKAIEENPDFVFAYFNRANAVVAMTDYIQSVGLTNESVISLRPDEKKNNKEVIVDYGSAIKDYTKAIQIDPSFTFAIYNRANAYAKSKQLKKAIADYDWVIQLDPNFKEAYYNRGLVYLIMDNKALAYEDLSLAGELGLPNAYNVIKRYCNKE, from the coding sequence ATGCGCAAATTATTTTCTGTAATTATTATACTCTTACTTTATTTCTCAGTATCAGCTCAACTTAATACCAATAACATTTTCGACAATGGGCGAAATGCAATTTATTTTGATGATTATACCGAGGCAATCACAAAGTTTAATGATATAATTAGAGTAAAATCTTATCTTCCTGAACCATATTTTTTTAGAGGTTTAGCAAAATCGTATCTTGAAGATTTTAATGGTGCAATTGTTGATTATACAAAGGCTATTGAATTAAATCCGAATTATACTTTCGCATATTTATATAGAGGAATTGCCAAACAAAGTCTAAAAAAGTATACCGAAGCCATCGAAGATTTTGATAAAGCTTTGCAATTTAAACCCAATTTAGCCGATATATACTTTAGCAAGGGAAATAGTTTGGCCTCCTTAAAAAAATACAAAGAATCACTTAAAAACTATAGCAAAGCCATTCAAATCGATTCTGAACTAATGGGAGCCTATTTAAACAGAGCATTGGTTCGCGATAATTTAGGCGATACCGATGGGGCAATTCAGGATTGCAATAAAGCCATTCAGTTAAACAATTTTTCGACCGATGCTTACGGCAACAGAGGATATTTAAAATTTAAGAAAAAAGAATACGAAGAAGCCATTAAAGATTATAACAGAGCTTTAAAATTAGCACCCGAAAATACACGAGTTTTAATGAGCCGTGGAATGGCAAATCATGCATTAAAAAATTTACAAAAAACCTTAGACGATTATAATAAAGTTTTAGAGATTGATCCAAATAATGCTCACTGTTACTACAACAGAGCAATTTTAAAATCGGAGATTGGAGATTATAATTCTGCAATTGATGATTTTAATAGTGTATTGGAGATGAATCCGGATAACATGCTTATTTACTTTAACCGTGGTTTTGTTAAAATGGATATTGGTGATTATTACGGTGCAATTAAAGATTATAGTACCGCTATTCAAATTTATCCCGATTTTGCAAAAGCATATCTTGCCAGATCGTCGGCAAAAATTCAATTAAACGACCGAAAAGGTTCTATGCAAGATAGAAATCAGGCAATGCTGATTATCGAAAAGTATAAAAAAATGAAAAATGATGGAGCCATGTCGGCCCTTGTGGATACAACAGAAAATTTCCAGAAACTAATCGATCTGAACTCGAGAGAATCATTTACCGAAAAAATTATAAAAGGTCGCGTTCAGGATAAATACGTAAGCATTGAACTGGAAGACAATTTTCATATCACACACTTAAGTATGGATAGTCTTCGTGCAGGAAAAATTCAATACTACGATCAAACCATAATGCGTTACAACCAAAAACATAATTATAATCCGGCATTTACCTTATCAAACAATCATTTAAGATATCCTAAAAAACTTATCGACAAACAACTAAACTCGGCAACGCAACAAATAAACGCAAAACAGTCGGGCGCTTATTTCCAAAGAGGAACCTATCAGCTTATGGATAAAAAATACAATAACGCTATTGAAGATTTTAGCAAAGCTATTGAAGAAAATCCAGATTTTGTTTTTGCTTACTTTAATAGGGCCAATGCTGTTGTTGCCATGACAGACTACATTCAATCGGTAGGATTAACCAACGAATCGGTTATAAGCCTTCGACCAGATGAGAAAAAAAATAATAAGGAAGTAATTGTAGATTATGGAAGTGCCATAAAAGACTATACCAAAGCCATACAAATTGATCCATCCTTTACGTTTGCAATATACAATCGTGCAAATGCTTATGCAAAATCGAAACAACTAAAAAAAGCCATTGCCGATTACGACTGGGTTATTCAACTGGATCCGAATTTTAAAGAAGCCTATTACAACAGAGGCTTGGTTTATTTAATTATGGACAATAAAGCTTTAGCTTACGAAGATTTAAGTTTAGCCGGAGAATTAGGTCTACCAAATGCCTATAATGTTATAAAACGATATTGTAACAAAGAGTAA
- the kdsA gene encoding 3-deoxy-8-phosphooctulonate synthase: MITNIPNIKHTNSGNFFLLAGPCAIEGEEIAMRIAERVVEITNKLEIPYIFKGSYRKANRSRLDSFTGIGDEKALKILKKVSDTFGVPTVTDIHTAEEAAMAAQYVDVLQIPAFLCRQTDLLIAAAKTGKVVNIKKGQFLAAESMKFAVDKVRESGNNQVVLTDRGNMFGYQDMIVDYRGIPVMQENNCPVVLDITHSLQQPNQAGGVTGGRPELIETVAKAGIAVGADGIFIETHPDPANAKSDGANMLHLDHLENLLGKLVAIRKTINQF, from the coding sequence ATGATAACAAATATTCCAAATATTAAACATACCAATAGTGGTAATTTTTTTCTTTTAGCTGGTCCTTGCGCTATAGAAGGAGAAGAAATTGCAATGAGAATTGCCGAAAGAGTTGTTGAAATAACCAACAAACTCGAAATTCCTTACATTTTTAAAGGATCGTACCGTAAAGCAAACCGCTCACGATTAGATTCATTTACCGGAATTGGTGATGAAAAAGCACTTAAAATTCTGAAAAAAGTAAGCGATACTTTTGGAGTTCCAACGGTAACCGATATTCATACTGCTGAGGAAGCTGCAATGGCTGCTCAATATGTTGATGTGTTGCAAATTCCTGCATTTTTATGTCGCCAAACCGACTTATTAATTGCAGCTGCTAAAACAGGAAAAGTAGTTAACATTAAAAAAGGCCAATTTTTAGCTGCCGAATCTATGAAATTTGCAGTTGATAAGGTTCGCGAATCGGGAAACAATCAGGTTGTACTTACCGATCGTGGTAATATGTTTGGATATCAGGATATGATTGTTGATTACAGAGGAATTCCTGTAATGCAAGAAAACAATTGCCCAGTAGTTTTAGACATTACCCATTCGCTGCAACAACCTAATCAGGCTGGAGGAGTAACTGGCGGACGCCCAGAACTTATCGAAACTGTTGCCAAGGCAGGTATTGCTGTTGGTGCCGATGGTATTTTTATCGAAACACATCCCGATCCGGCAAATGCTAAATCCGATGGAGCAAACATGCTTCATCTCGATCATCTGGAAAATTTACTTGGCAAATTGGTTGCAATCAGAAAAACAATTAATCAATTTTAA
- a CDS encoding cytidylate kinase-like family protein — protein MGNILLKYMEKRFESKIIDPNKEMFCKGPVVTISRECGCTAINIANIMCEKLSKKTGIQWNCLTKEILEQSAKALNLNPSKIEYVFNSKEKSTWDEIFAALSSKYYQSDRKIKKTIADVVQSFGCKGNCIIIGRGGVVLTSDIERSFHIKLQAPIEWRAAQLQKVYKLSMDEMIKYAKDIDKKREILRNYFNKKPLANTVFDVIYNAKNLNEEQIVESTISLMEKKGVLGKQIVMG, from the coding sequence ATGGGCAATATTTTATTAAAGTATATGGAGAAAAGGTTCGAGTCTAAAATTATAGATCCGAATAAGGAAATGTTTTGTAAAGGACCTGTTGTTACTATATCTCGCGAATGCGGATGTACTGCAATTAATATTGCAAACATTATGTGCGAAAAGTTGAGTAAGAAAACAGGTATACAATGGAATTGTTTAACTAAAGAGATTCTCGAGCAATCTGCGAAAGCTTTGAATCTTAATCCTTCTAAAATTGAATATGTATTTAACTCAAAAGAAAAATCAACCTGGGATGAGATTTTTGCAGCTTTGTCCAGTAAATACTATCAGAGCGACAGGAAAATAAAAAAAACAATTGCAGATGTTGTTCAATCTTTTGGATGTAAAGGTAATTGCATAATAATTGGTAGAGGAGGAGTGGTTTTAACCAGCGATATTGAAAGATCTTTTCATATTAAGTTGCAGGCTCCTATAGAATGGAGGGCTGCACAATTGCAAAAAGTGTATAAGCTTAGCATGGATGAAATGATAAAATATGCTAAGGATATTGATAAAAAAAGAGAAATACTTAGAAACTATTTTAATAAAAAGCCACTTGCAAATACTGTTTTTGATGTGATATATAACGCAAAGAATCTTAATGAAGAGCAAATTGTGGAATCTACAATTTCTTTAATGGAGAAAAAAGGTGTTTTAGGAAAACAAATAGTAATGGGGTAA
- a CDS encoding ABC transporter substrate binding protein → MRFLRFVSFIVFIFCFLNGYASNRKKVLVLHSYHQGLRWTDNVNRGIQQVLDSTGNKFEIDYEYLDTKRNPSSDYLNKLIELYDLKLQREKYDAIIVSDNNALSFVKNHRPKYFKNTPIIFCGINHFEDKMIEGMKNITGVAEEVDWDGVINLILTTQPNTKNLVVINDNKTTTAKLNKLLMLGLEQRFKDKLNFVYYEDQGMDELINNVKNIKGDTSILLLTFNKDKYGKFISYQDNLDLLIPQSKVPIYIAWAFYINKGVIGGKVVNGSFHGKMAARMVEKVLSGIPADSIPIYRKPLDQYVIDYNEIERFKINKESLPEETFFMNSPRSFYSENKEWVQIVLGINVLASIIIVVLSKAIIRRIRAERALIKEQDRLKVSIKHERLLGIVGRLLNASSDFKHVLDDVLKVMTEELNVARISLYSLHDFNDSAVKITSRVSTKGKNIKDVDQFYFSELKDIIARLQMNRSLVSNDLLNLKQNEQEYYRKLNISAVVILPVMVENKVVGIMGFSQSQIHNWSRDEISIFFSTVNMIANAWERNQLMDARIEAEQKNIEALRLLEESSRLASIGVMAAGITHEINQPLNAIKITADSVLFWQKRNPGELPEMFARKIKTISEGTSRIDSIIKHMRTFWEKPQNILTETVDVAKAVSSSLSLIKRQIYDHSIDLDYELLDKKVMVHANYIQFEQIVVNLIVNSIHSLDKVKRDNKQIKIVVRKDEEKGILEIHDNGTGIETSIQEKIYDPLFTTKEPDSGSGLGMAIVKSFIDRFQGEISNYNNSDGGASFIIKFNLQE, encoded by the coding sequence ATGAGATTTTTACGATTTGTATCATTTATAGTTTTTATTTTCTGTTTCCTAAATGGATATGCGAGTAATAGAAAAAAAGTTCTAGTTTTGCATTCATATCATCAGGGTTTACGTTGGACCGATAATGTAAATCGAGGAATACAGCAGGTATTAGATTCAACAGGAAACAAATTTGAAATCGATTATGAGTATTTAGATACAAAACGGAATCCATCTTCCGATTATCTCAATAAACTAATAGAATTATACGATTTAAAGCTGCAACGAGAAAAATACGATGCCATTATTGTGTCGGATAACAATGCTTTATCTTTTGTTAAAAATCATCGACCTAAATATTTTAAAAATACACCTATAATTTTTTGTGGAATTAATCATTTCGAGGATAAAATGATTGAAGGAATGAAAAATATTACTGGTGTGGCCGAAGAGGTAGATTGGGATGGTGTAATTAATTTGATTCTTACAACTCAGCCAAATACAAAAAATCTGGTTGTTATAAACGATAATAAAACAACCACTGCTAAATTAAATAAATTGTTGATGCTCGGTTTAGAGCAGCGATTCAAGGATAAACTGAACTTTGTATATTACGAAGATCAGGGAATGGATGAATTAATTAATAATGTAAAAAATATAAAAGGAGATACCTCCATACTTCTGTTAACATTTAATAAGGATAAGTATGGTAAATTTATAAGTTATCAGGATAATCTTGATTTATTGATTCCGCAAAGTAAAGTACCTATTTATATTGCTTGGGCATTTTACATTAACAAAGGTGTAATTGGAGGTAAAGTTGTTAATGGCAGTTTTCACGGTAAAATGGCAGCACGAATGGTCGAGAAAGTTTTGAGTGGAATTCCTGCCGATTCAATTCCAATTTATCGTAAACCATTAGATCAATATGTTATAGATTATAACGAAATAGAAAGGTTTAAGATAAATAAGGAATCGCTTCCGGAAGAAACTTTCTTTATGAATTCTCCTCGTTCTTTTTATAGTGAAAATAAAGAGTGGGTTCAAATAGTGTTGGGAATCAACGTTTTAGCATCTATTATTATTGTAGTTTTATCGAAAGCAATTATTAGACGAATAAGAGCCGAAAGAGCTTTAATAAAAGAGCAAGATCGATTAAAAGTATCCATAAAGCATGAACGATTACTTGGTATTGTTGGTCGATTATTAAATGCCTCATCCGATTTTAAACATGTATTAGATGATGTTCTTAAGGTGATGACTGAAGAATTAAATGTGGCTCGTATTAGCTTGTATTCTTTGCACGATTTTAACGATTCGGCCGTAAAAATAACAAGTCGTGTATCTACTAAAGGAAAAAATATTAAAGATGTTGATCAGTTTTATTTTTCAGAATTGAAAGATATAATTGCACGACTACAAATGAATAGGAGTCTTGTTTCGAACGATTTGCTTAACTTAAAACAGAATGAGCAGGAATACTATCGTAAATTAAATATTAGTGCAGTAGTTATATTACCTGTGATGGTCGAAAATAAAGTAGTGGGCATAATGGGATTTTCACAAAGCCAAATACACAATTGGTCGAGAGATGAAATTTCAATCTTTTTTTCAACCGTAAACATGATTGCCAATGCATGGGAACGAAACCAGTTAATGGATGCAAGAATTGAGGCAGAACAAAAAAACATAGAAGCTCTTCGATTATTAGAGGAATCTTCCAGATTGGCATCTATAGGAGTAATGGCTGCAGGAATCACCCACGAGATTAATCAACCACTAAATGCCATAAAAATTACGGCCGATAGCGTTTTGTTCTGGCAAAAAAGAAATCCAGGTGAACTGCCAGAAATGTTTGCGCGAAAAATTAAAACCATTTCTGAAGGAACTTCTCGTATCGATTCCATAATTAAGCACATGAGAACTTTTTGGGAGAAACCTCAGAATATACTAACCGAAACGGTTGATGTAGCTAAAGCTGTTAGTAGCTCCTTATCGTTAATTAAGCGCCAAATTTATGACCATAGTATTGATTTAGACTATGAATTACTCGATAAAAAAGTTATGGTTCATGCAAATTACATACAGTTCGAGCAAATTGTAGTAAATTTAATTGTGAATTCAATTCACTCTTTAGATAAGGTGAAAAGAGACAATAAACAAATTAAAATAGTGGTCCGAAAGGATGAAGAGAAAGGGATTCTCGAAATTCATGATAACGGAACCGGAATTGAAACTAGTATTCAGGAAAAAATATACGATCCCTTGTTTACAACAAAAGAACCCGACTCGGGAAGTGGTCTGGGAATGGCCATTGTTAAATCTTTTATTGATCGTTTTCAGGGAGAAATATCGAACTATAACAACTCCGATGGAGGGGCTAGTTTTATTATAAAATTTAATTTACAGGAATAA
- a CDS encoding replication-associated recombination protein A: MTANQPLAERLRPTDLKNYLGQKHLVGEKAVLRKMIESGNISSFILWGPPGVGKTTLAKIIAKQLNRPFYTLSAVNSGVKDVREVISKAEKQKFFSTPNPILFIDEIHRFSKSQQDSLLGAVENGTVTLIGATTENPSFEVISPLLSRCQVYVLKAQEKEDLQQLIEFAIENDTYLKEKKIKIKENDALLKFSGGDARKLLNILELVINSQITDEIIITNEMVLKELQENPSMYDKDGEQHYDIASALIKSIRGSDPDASVYWLARMIEGGEDAKFIARRLVISASEDIGLANPNALLLANACFQAVNMVGMPESRIILSETTVYLATSPKSNASYLAIGKAQALVRETGNLPVPLHLRNAPTKLMKELGYKKDYKYSHDYPGNFVDQQFLPDEIKNQRIYFPQQNQQELKIWERLKGWWKNRF; the protein is encoded by the coding sequence ATGACAGCGAACCAACCTTTAGCAGAACGATTAAGACCTACGGATTTAAAAAACTATCTGGGGCAAAAACATTTGGTAGGAGAAAAAGCAGTTCTCAGAAAAATGATTGAATCGGGAAATATTTCTTCTTTTATACTTTGGGGACCTCCTGGTGTGGGAAAAACAACACTTGCTAAAATTATTGCCAAACAATTAAATCGTCCTTTTTATACCTTATCTGCAGTAAATTCGGGGGTAAAAGATGTTCGTGAAGTTATATCGAAAGCCGAAAAGCAAAAATTCTTTTCTACACCAAACCCAATTTTATTTATTGATGAAATTCATCGATTTAGTAAATCGCAACAAGATTCGCTATTGGGAGCAGTAGAAAATGGCACAGTTACTTTAATTGGTGCAACTACCGAAAACCCCTCTTTCGAGGTAATTTCTCCTCTTCTATCAAGATGTCAGGTATATGTTTTAAAAGCTCAGGAAAAGGAAGACTTGCAGCAATTAATCGAGTTTGCCATAGAAAACGACACTTACTTAAAAGAGAAAAAAATTAAGATTAAAGAAAACGATGCTTTACTGAAATTTTCGGGAGGAGATGCCCGCAAACTTTTAAATATTTTAGAATTGGTTATTAACTCACAAATTACCGATGAGATAATAATTACCAACGAAATGGTATTAAAAGAACTTCAAGAAAATCCGTCGATGTACGATAAGGATGGCGAGCAACACTACGATATTGCTTCTGCTCTTATCAAATCTATTAGAGGAAGCGATCCTGATGCTTCGGTATATTGGCTTGCCAGAATGATTGAGGGAGGCGAAGATGCAAAATTTATTGCCCGCAGATTGGTTATTTCGGCAAGCGAAGATATAGGTCTAGCAAATCCAAATGCTTTACTTTTAGCCAATGCCTGTTTTCAGGCTGTAAATATGGTAGGAATGCCCGAATCAAGAATTATTCTATCGGAAACCACAGTTTACCTAGCCACATCGCCCAAAAGTAATGCTTCCTACTTGGCCATTGGCAAAGCTCAGGCTTTGGTAAGAGAAACTGGAAACCTTCCTGTTCCCCTTCATTTAAGAAATGCACCAACCAAGCTTATGAAAGAATTAGGCTATAAAAAAGATTATAAATACTCTCACGATTATCCGGGAAATTTTGTCGATCAACAATTTCTTCCTGACGAGATTAAGAACCAAAGAATTTACTTTCCACAGCAAAATCAGCAAGAATTAAAAATTTGGGAACGATTAAAAGGCTGGTGGAAAAATCGATTCTAA